A stretch of the Myxococcus guangdongensis genome encodes the following:
- a CDS encoding peroxiredoxin — translation MAKNKLLKQGDVLPDVTLTGPGNQPVRLKDLVGQKVLVVYFYPRDDSPGCTVQACGLRDQYEDFVAAGAEVVGISADSVASHQGFAAKHRLPFLLLSDAQGTAREAFGVGTSFLGMLPGRVTFVVDRQGIVQDSFESQIRVGEHVRRALELVRSLAPKSAAAP, via the coding sequence GTGGCGAAGAACAAGCTGCTGAAGCAGGGCGATGTGCTGCCGGACGTGACACTGACGGGCCCGGGCAATCAGCCGGTGCGCCTGAAGGACCTGGTGGGACAGAAAGTGCTCGTCGTCTACTTCTACCCGCGCGACGACTCACCGGGTTGTACGGTGCAGGCCTGCGGGTTGAGGGACCAGTACGAGGACTTCGTCGCGGCGGGCGCGGAGGTGGTGGGCATCAGCGCAGACTCGGTGGCGTCCCACCAGGGCTTCGCCGCCAAGCACCGCCTGCCCTTCTTGCTGTTGAGCGACGCGCAGGGCACGGCGCGCGAGGCGTTCGGCGTGGGCACGTCGTTCCTCGGCATGCTGCCCGGCCGCGTCACCTTCGTGGTGGACCGGCAAGGCATCGTCCAGGACAGCTTCGAATCCCAGATTCGCGTGGGCGAGCATGTGCGCCGCGCGCTGGAGCTCGTCCGCTCGCTCGCCCCCAAGAGCGCCGCTGCTCCCTGA
- a CDS encoding PEGA domain-containing protein, translating into MKQKTWIAVIVVGTLAINAMAYVVVRKRRASDVPPPPPVSGTTTPTPPVAAPAPPSEDANEGLSRARRAAGLAALEDRDYDIAVREFTEALSLRRTPGGDLVELLRIATDLQSRERDRGRVEPTKPAREPTVTRTPPRAKPTRTNPSRATPHAKEEPPEVLEEPRNGLLLVTSTPPGLVVQVDGKAVDMTPARLPLRPGTYRVALAQGERRLMEETVVLEEDGVHSLNRDVSEQLAPPAPTRPVASTTPAAPPPPPEAPPTTAAAAPVAVKAEATGRGELDITSPSLYGEVWVNNRPYGFPPLVAQNLPAGPARVEVRVNGEVKRRMSVEVEAGRRVAVRVR; encoded by the coding sequence ATGAAACAGAAGACCTGGATTGCCGTCATCGTCGTCGGAACGCTCGCCATCAACGCCATGGCGTACGTGGTGGTGCGCAAGCGCCGCGCGTCGGACGTGCCTCCTCCCCCACCCGTCTCGGGAACCACCACCCCCACGCCGCCCGTCGCCGCCCCCGCGCCGCCGTCGGAGGACGCGAACGAGGGGCTGTCCCGCGCTCGCCGCGCCGCGGGGCTCGCCGCGCTGGAGGACCGCGACTACGACATCGCCGTGCGCGAGTTCACCGAGGCCTTGAGCCTGCGCAGGACCCCCGGCGGCGACCTGGTCGAACTCTTGCGCATCGCCACGGACCTCCAGTCGCGTGAGCGCGACCGGGGCCGCGTCGAGCCCACCAAGCCCGCGCGAGAGCCCACCGTCACGCGGACACCGCCGCGCGCGAAGCCCACGCGCACCAACCCCTCTCGCGCGACCCCGCACGCCAAGGAGGAGCCGCCCGAGGTGCTCGAGGAGCCGCGCAACGGACTCTTGCTGGTGACCTCCACGCCCCCGGGGTTGGTGGTGCAGGTGGATGGCAAGGCGGTGGACATGACGCCCGCGCGGCTGCCGCTGCGGCCGGGCACCTACCGGGTGGCGCTCGCACAAGGAGAGCGTCGGTTGATGGAGGAGACGGTGGTGTTGGAGGAGGACGGCGTGCACTCCCTCAACCGGGACGTGAGCGAGCAGCTCGCGCCGCCCGCCCCGACGCGCCCGGTGGCCAGCACGACGCCCGCCGCGCCGCCGCCGCCTCCCGAGGCGCCGCCCACGACCGCCGCCGCCGCGCCCGTGGCGGTGAAGGCCGAGGCGACGGGACGGGGTGAGCTCGACATCACCTCCCCGTCGCTCTACGGCGAGGTCTGGGTCAACAACCGCCCCTATGGCTTTCCACCTCTCGTCGCCCAGAACCTCCCCGCCGGCCCGGCCCGCGTGGAGGTCCGCGTCAACGGCGAGGTGAAGCGTCGCATGAGCGTCGAGGTCGAAGCAGGCCGTCGTGTCGCCGTCCGGGTGCGCTGA
- a CDS encoding diacylglycerol kinase catalytic domain-containing protein, with translation MFEKILLVTRRTRLAGLVERFNTKKQAKFYVENAGQDFDEFEREDASYARAVDRLRDSLDVGLPVQQVDRSLVPTFLFTGKEIVVVAGQDGLVANVAKYVGEQPLVGVNPDPDRFDGVLLPYEVPGARAAVRKVLDGKARTRGVTLAEARLEDGQRLLAFNDLFIGARTHVSARYRLSHGGQEEAQSSSGVLVSTGAGSSGWLSSVFTLARGLTARTGGVPGEAWRLSWEEPRLAFVVREPFVSRNSGAELVGGFVTAEEELVLESRMPSGGVIFSDGMEEDFLAFGAGARAHIRPAKQRARLVMA, from the coding sequence ATGTTCGAGAAGATTCTCCTGGTCACCCGCCGCACGCGGCTGGCGGGGTTGGTGGAGCGCTTCAACACGAAGAAGCAGGCCAAGTTCTACGTGGAGAACGCGGGACAGGACTTCGACGAGTTCGAGCGCGAGGACGCCTCCTACGCGCGCGCGGTGGACCGGCTGCGGGACTCCCTGGACGTGGGGCTGCCGGTGCAGCAGGTGGACCGGAGCCTGGTCCCCACGTTCCTCTTCACCGGGAAGGAGATTGTGGTCGTCGCCGGGCAGGACGGGCTGGTGGCGAACGTGGCCAAGTACGTGGGGGAGCAGCCGCTGGTGGGCGTGAATCCGGACCCGGATCGCTTCGACGGCGTGCTCCTGCCCTACGAAGTCCCGGGCGCCAGGGCCGCGGTGCGCAAGGTGCTGGACGGCAAGGCGCGCACGCGGGGCGTCACGCTCGCGGAGGCGCGGCTGGAGGACGGGCAGCGGCTGCTCGCGTTCAACGACTTGTTCATCGGCGCCAGGACCCACGTGTCGGCGCGCTACCGGCTGAGCCACGGGGGGCAGGAGGAGGCGCAGTCGTCCAGCGGGGTGCTGGTGTCGACGGGGGCGGGCTCCAGCGGGTGGCTGTCCAGCGTCTTCACGCTGGCGCGCGGGCTCACCGCGCGCACGGGCGGGGTGCCGGGCGAGGCGTGGCGGCTGTCGTGGGAGGAGCCCCGGCTGGCCTTCGTGGTGCGCGAGCCCTTCGTCAGCCGCAACTCGGGCGCGGAGCTGGTGGGCGGCTTCGTCACGGCCGAGGAGGAACTGGTGCTGGAGTCGCGGATGCCGTCGGGGGGCGTCATCTTCAGCGACGGGATGGAGGAGGACTTCCTCGCGTTCGGCGCGGGGGCCCGCGCCCACATCCGTCCGGCGAAGCAGCGCGCGCGACTGGTGATGGCCTGA
- a CDS encoding imm11 family protein, producing MFRRLTQALRLLARRIPGPASPEGTPRVGAAPSEETPDRPRRASAARRAPPRAAHAARYFDLHDDFRNPARRELSDPVSVDGRKMDSVWFFTAGAPVRQRGRLKLTVQPPGRPLDFSLAGAGLTPVVHATVASVFRELAPDDVQLLPVEVEGEREPYFILVATRLMRCIDERGCAEVAHYTAQDAPPERVGHYRTVRGLRIDPEKTGGARVLRTWGWPVSLIVSEGIKQALEHAGVSGARFAEVTKPPPARRKPRRKSRRKPRGE from the coding sequence ATGTTCAGGCGGCTCACCCAGGCGCTCCGACTGCTCGCGCGGCGCATTCCGGGTCCGGCCTCCCCCGAAGGGACTCCACGCGTCGGCGCGGCACCTTCCGAGGAGACCCCGGACAGGCCCCGCCGTGCGTCCGCCGCGCGGCGAGCTCCCCCGAGGGCGGCCCACGCCGCCCGCTACTTCGACCTGCACGACGACTTCCGCAACCCGGCCCGTCGCGAGCTGAGCGACCCGGTGTCCGTGGACGGGCGGAAGATGGACTCCGTCTGGTTCTTCACCGCGGGCGCGCCGGTGCGCCAGCGGGGACGGCTGAAGCTCACCGTCCAGCCCCCGGGCCGGCCCCTGGACTTCTCCCTGGCCGGTGCGGGGCTCACCCCCGTGGTCCACGCCACCGTGGCCTCCGTCTTCCGGGAGCTGGCCCCGGACGACGTGCAGCTGCTCCCCGTGGAGGTGGAGGGCGAGCGCGAGCCGTACTTCATCCTCGTCGCGACCCGGCTGATGCGCTGTATCGACGAGCGCGGCTGCGCGGAGGTCGCCCACTACACCGCCCAGGACGCCCCTCCCGAGCGCGTGGGCCACTACCGCACCGTGCGGGGCCTGCGCATCGACCCGGAGAAGACCGGCGGCGCCCGCGTCCTGCGCACCTGGGGCTGGCCCGTCAGCCTCATCGTCTCCGAGGGCATCAAACAGGCCCTCGAGCACGCGGGCGTCAGCGGCGCGCGCTTCGCCGAGGTGACCAAGCCGCCCCCCGCCCGACGCAAACCCCGTCGCAAGAGCCGCCGCAAACCTCGCGGCGAATGA
- a CDS encoding PTS system mannose/fructose/N-acetylgalactosamine-transporter subunit IIB — protein sequence MITLVRVDNRLIHGQVVEAWLPHLKVSRVVVADDEAASSPLIRAAMALAVQSAIEVQILPLSQVDFAALSKDGVRTLVLLRDVASVPFAYAHGLNLGELNLGNVHFGTGRRQVSPSVFLAEAELRTLQQLAEQGVRVEARAVPAEKPVELPDLSERWVKAG from the coding sequence GTGATCACCCTGGTCCGCGTCGACAACCGCCTCATCCACGGCCAGGTCGTCGAGGCCTGGCTGCCGCACCTCAAGGTCTCCCGCGTCGTCGTCGCGGATGACGAGGCTGCCTCCAGCCCGCTCATCCGCGCCGCCATGGCGCTCGCGGTGCAGAGCGCCATCGAGGTGCAGATCCTCCCGCTGTCCCAGGTGGACTTCGCCGCCCTCTCCAAGGACGGGGTGCGCACGCTGGTGCTGTTGCGCGACGTGGCCTCGGTGCCCTTCGCGTACGCGCACGGGCTGAACCTGGGCGAGCTCAACCTGGGCAACGTGCACTTCGGCACGGGGCGCCGGCAGGTGTCCCCGTCGGTGTTCCTGGCGGAGGCGGAGCTGCGCACGCTGCAGCAACTGGCCGAGCAGGGCGTGCGCGTGGAGGCCCGCGCCGTCCCCGCGGAGAAGCCCGTGGAGCTACCGGACCTCTCCGAGCGGTGGGTGAAGGCCGGGTGA
- a CDS encoding SPFH domain-containing protein: MVIGYMKAAPTSYVMQFEGGRVVREGAGLSFFYWKPSATLVSVPLSSADVPFVFNEVTRDFQAVTLQGQLTYRVADARKLAGLLDYSLAASGRYRSDDPEKLPERLVQVAQVRARTVVQGLSLREVLVSAQTIEDQVLSSLASAEPIRALGVEVMAFSLLSAKPTPEMARALEAEAREGLQRHADEAIYARRNAAVEQERRIKESELATELAVQERQRQLREAKMAADIAVEEQRAALMERWTQNEKQAADARAYALEKTLAPVRGVDWKTLMATSASGGDPALNIALAFREMAENAQRIGELNVSPDLLHSLMSAGGGSRPPQTTAPRAPTPPARER; the protein is encoded by the coding sequence ATGGTCATCGGCTACATGAAGGCGGCACCGACGTCGTACGTGATGCAGTTCGAGGGCGGGCGGGTGGTGCGGGAGGGGGCGGGGCTGTCGTTCTTCTACTGGAAGCCGTCCGCGACGCTGGTGAGCGTGCCCCTGTCGAGCGCGGACGTGCCCTTCGTGTTCAACGAGGTGACGCGGGACTTCCAGGCGGTGACGCTGCAGGGGCAGCTGACGTACCGGGTGGCGGACGCGCGCAAGCTGGCGGGGCTGTTGGACTACTCGTTGGCGGCGTCGGGGCGCTACCGCTCGGACGACCCGGAGAAGCTGCCGGAGCGGCTGGTGCAGGTGGCGCAGGTGCGGGCGCGCACGGTGGTGCAGGGGCTGAGCTTGCGCGAGGTGCTGGTGAGCGCGCAGACGATTGAGGACCAGGTGCTCTCGTCGCTCGCGTCGGCGGAGCCCATCCGCGCGCTGGGGGTGGAGGTGATGGCGTTCTCGCTGCTCTCCGCCAAGCCGACGCCGGAGATGGCGCGGGCCCTGGAGGCCGAGGCGCGCGAGGGGCTGCAGCGCCACGCGGACGAGGCCATCTACGCGCGCCGCAACGCCGCGGTGGAGCAGGAGCGGCGCATCAAGGAGAGCGAGCTGGCGACGGAGCTGGCCGTGCAGGAGCGCCAGCGGCAACTGCGTGAAGCGAAGATGGCGGCGGACATCGCGGTGGAGGAGCAGCGCGCGGCGCTGATGGAGCGCTGGACGCAGAACGAGAAGCAGGCCGCGGACGCGCGCGCCTACGCGCTGGAGAAGACGCTGGCCCCCGTGCGCGGCGTGGACTGGAAGACGCTGATGGCCACCTCGGCGAGCGGCGGGGACCCCGCGCTCAACATCGCGCTCGCCTTCCGGGAGATGGCGGAGAACGCCCAGCGCATCGGCGAGCTGAACGTGTCGCCGGACCTGCTCCACTCGCTGATGAGCGCCGGTGGAGGAAGCAGGCCCCCGCAGACCACCGCCCCGCGCGCGCCGACGCCGCCCGCCCGCGAGCGCTGA
- a CDS encoding M35 family metallo-endopeptidase has product MSLSSGGRLNWWMGAVVSVSLLGACGAPDERAGEIPTEGESARDAVAGDVAVKLSVPSQSYAAREGVSVQVTLTNVSRDTVRVLKWHTPTDGIKEDLFQVTVDGQKAEYNGRHYKWATPATTDFLRLAAGESVSYTVDLATIYDFAKTGSYSIRYDSEGHHSDEGHQGLSQLASDSLSVFVEGRQFQPPVAWGHDSVSAQALSTSSCTGSRPASTVTTAFSTAQSMTNGAVNYLNGTIGSRFTTWFGPNNATNVNLIKAHFASIKNAFDTKSVIVDCACTDSAYAYVYKNGHYRIYVCNAFWSAPMSGTDSKGGTLVHEMSHFTVVADTDDHAYGQSACRSLTSSNSARARDNADSHEYFAENTPALP; this is encoded by the coding sequence ATGAGCCTCAGCTCAGGTGGTCGCCTCAATTGGTGGATGGGTGCCGTTGTCAGCGTGTCGCTGCTGGGCGCGTGTGGTGCGCCGGACGAGCGTGCGGGAGAAATCCCCACCGAGGGCGAGAGCGCGCGCGACGCGGTCGCGGGTGATGTGGCGGTGAAGCTGTCGGTGCCGAGCCAGTCCTACGCGGCGCGCGAGGGCGTCAGCGTGCAGGTGACGCTCACGAACGTGTCGCGGGACACGGTGCGGGTGCTCAAGTGGCACACGCCGACGGACGGCATCAAGGAGGACCTGTTCCAGGTGACGGTGGACGGGCAGAAGGCGGAGTACAACGGCCGTCACTACAAGTGGGCCACGCCGGCGACGACGGACTTCCTGCGCCTGGCGGCGGGCGAGAGCGTCTCCTACACGGTGGACCTGGCCACCATCTACGACTTCGCGAAGACGGGCAGCTACAGCATCCGCTACGACTCGGAGGGCCACCACTCGGACGAGGGCCACCAGGGCCTGTCCCAGCTGGCCTCCGACAGCCTGAGCGTGTTCGTGGAGGGCCGTCAGTTCCAGCCGCCCGTCGCCTGGGGCCATGACTCCGTCTCCGCGCAGGCGCTGTCCACGTCGAGCTGCACGGGCTCGCGCCCGGCCTCCACGGTGACGACGGCGTTCAGCACCGCGCAGTCGATGACGAACGGCGCCGTCAACTACCTCAACGGCACCATCGGCTCGCGCTTCACGACCTGGTTCGGTCCGAACAACGCGACGAACGTGAACCTCATCAAGGCGCACTTCGCCTCCATCAAGAACGCGTTCGACACGAAGAGCGTCATCGTCGACTGCGCGTGCACGGACAGCGCCTACGCGTACGTCTACAAGAACGGGCACTACCGCATCTACGTGTGCAACGCCTTCTGGAGCGCGCCCATGTCCGGCACCGACTCCAAGGGCGGCACGCTGGTCCACGAGATGAGCCACTTCACCGTGGTGGCGGACACGGATGACCACGCGTACGGCCAGAGCGCCTGCCGCAGCCTCACCAGCTCCAACTCCGCGCGCGCCCGCGACAACGCGGACAGCCACGAGTACTTCGCGGAGAACACGCCCGCGCTGCCGTGA
- a CDS encoding metallophosphoesterase family protein has protein sequence MHIAVISDLHLGRRDAADHFGHEDTAFLRFLRGLEGDFERIVLLGDIFETLTSKTPGRQAAELAAARAAHPELVQRFSQPQYHYIHGNHDLVAGTVLGAPEQLVLEADGVRMLFTHGHHHDWVIRKARWLSEAAVWTGAWLRRMRLHAMFRMFQALDVRLTHAASDPERCTFQRWALARAHEQEADVVVTGHTHLGMKVEHGSRLFLNSGTCSEGQFSFLSLDTRAGRYAHHTSW, from the coding sequence ATGCACATCGCGGTGATTTCAGACCTGCACCTGGGCAGACGCGACGCGGCGGACCACTTCGGCCACGAGGACACGGCCTTCCTGCGCTTCCTGCGCGGGCTGGAGGGCGACTTCGAGCGCATCGTCCTGCTGGGGGACATCTTCGAGACGCTCACCTCCAAGACTCCAGGCCGGCAGGCGGCCGAGCTGGCGGCCGCTCGCGCCGCCCATCCGGAGCTGGTCCAGCGCTTCTCCCAGCCCCAGTACCACTACATCCACGGCAACCACGACCTGGTGGCGGGCACGGTGCTGGGCGCCCCCGAGCAGCTCGTCCTGGAGGCGGACGGGGTGCGGATGCTCTTCACCCACGGCCACCACCACGACTGGGTCATCCGCAAGGCGCGCTGGCTGTCGGAGGCCGCGGTGTGGACGGGCGCGTGGCTCCGGCGCATGCGGCTGCACGCGATGTTCCGCATGTTCCAGGCGCTGGACGTCCGGCTGACACACGCGGCGTCGGACCCGGAGCGCTGCACCTTCCAGCGCTGGGCCCTGGCGCGCGCCCACGAGCAGGAGGCGGACGTCGTCGTCACCGGCCACACCCACCTGGGCATGAAGGTGGAGCACGGCAGCCGCCTGTTCCTCAACAGCGGCACCTGCTCGGAGGGCCAGTTCTCCTTCCTCAGCCTGGACACCCGCGCGGGCCGCTACGCGCACCACACCTCCTGGTAG
- a CDS encoding PTS sugar transporter subunit IIA, which yields MVGLVVASHGRLAEELVSTAEQIVGKLPAVATCNIEPGTPVEDLRAKMKQAVSRVDTGDGVIILADLFGGTPCKESLMMCQRMNLEVLAGVNLPMLLKANSLRSEQMTLPEMANQLASYGQRNITCASALLREAQQQPRT from the coding sequence ATGGTCGGCCTCGTCGTCGCATCGCACGGGCGTTTGGCGGAGGAGCTGGTCTCCACCGCGGAACAGATCGTGGGGAAGCTCCCCGCGGTGGCAACCTGCAACATCGAGCCGGGGACTCCCGTCGAGGACCTCCGCGCGAAGATGAAGCAGGCGGTGTCGCGCGTGGACACGGGTGATGGCGTCATCATCCTCGCGGACCTGTTCGGAGGTACGCCCTGTAAGGAGTCGCTGATGATGTGTCAGCGCATGAACCTGGAGGTCCTGGCGGGCGTCAACCTGCCCATGCTCCTCAAGGCCAACTCGCTTCGCTCCGAGCAGATGACCCTCCCGGAGATGGCCAACCAGCTCGCGTCCTATGGTCAGCGCAACATCACCTGTGCATCCGCCCTGCTTCGCGAGGCTCAGCAGCAGCCGCGAACTTGA
- a CDS encoding PTS system mannose/fructose/sorbose family transporter subunit IID, giving the protein MSAPDTTLPWGVLLRVFMRSLFLQASWNPKGMQNLGLAYAVFPALERLYAAGSAREEAVRRHLVFFNTHPYVAAAIVGGVVFHEERICRGEETPDKVVAFKAALMGPLAALGDGFFWLSLKPAAGAVGAALVPLLGLWAVPVFLVLYNLVHLLLRVRLYWLGLTLGDRLVEAVAKANLPARGARLRTVAALCAGGLAAWLAVSFGANAGGAYAPFLAAGCLALGVASYVLVSRRVPNYVVLYLAATLACAAGAFL; this is encoded by the coding sequence GTGAGCGCTCCGGACACCACGCTCCCCTGGGGGGTGCTCCTGCGCGTCTTCATGCGCTCGCTCTTCCTGCAGGCCTCGTGGAACCCCAAGGGCATGCAGAACCTGGGGCTGGCCTACGCGGTGTTCCCCGCGCTGGAGCGGCTGTACGCGGCGGGCTCCGCGCGCGAGGAGGCGGTGCGCCGGCACCTGGTCTTCTTCAACACGCACCCCTATGTCGCCGCGGCGATTGTCGGCGGCGTCGTCTTCCATGAGGAGCGCATCTGCCGGGGGGAGGAGACCCCGGACAAGGTGGTGGCCTTCAAGGCGGCGCTGATGGGGCCGCTGGCGGCGCTGGGGGACGGGTTCTTCTGGCTGTCGCTCAAGCCCGCGGCGGGCGCGGTGGGGGCGGCGCTGGTGCCGCTCCTGGGCCTGTGGGCGGTGCCCGTCTTCCTGGTGCTCTACAACCTGGTGCACCTGCTGCTCCGGGTGAGGTTGTATTGGCTGGGGCTCACCCTGGGGGACCGGCTGGTGGAGGCGGTGGCGAAGGCCAACCTGCCGGCCCGGGGGGCGCGGCTGCGGACGGTGGCGGCGTTGTGCGCCGGAGGGCTGGCGGCGTGGCTGGCCGTGTCCTTCGGGGCCAATGCCGGTGGGGCGTACGCGCCCTTCCTGGCGGCCGGGTGTCTGGCCCTGGGGGTTGCATCCTACGTGCTGGTCAGCCGTCGGGTGCCCAACTACGTGGTGCTCTACCTCGCGGCGACGCTGGCCTGCGCGGCGGGTGCC
- a CDS encoding PTS sugar transporter subunit IIC yields the protein MSVLWTQVALAGLWGGLVAVERKAFLQAMLSRPLVASAVMGLLLNDVPSGLGVGLLLELFFLGTANLGASLPENDTLAATATSAAACTMTLASGAGSTPAIWSLAVLLFIGMGRVGRRADRLLEGYSARLARVALASAETGNLTRAMRQNLWGMWPHFVVYGVLTSLCALAGFFVEPVLQSLPSMLVRGLAWAWPAMASVAAAIAAQGSHAKKAPLYAALGAAAVTVAVVLYVLQGHDA from the coding sequence GTGAGCGTCCTCTGGACCCAGGTGGCGCTCGCGGGGTTGTGGGGCGGACTGGTGGCCGTGGAGCGCAAGGCGTTCCTGCAGGCCATGCTGTCGCGCCCGTTGGTGGCCTCCGCCGTGATGGGGCTCTTGCTCAACGACGTGCCCTCGGGTCTGGGCGTGGGGCTCCTCCTGGAGCTGTTCTTCCTGGGCACCGCCAACCTGGGCGCGTCCCTGCCGGAGAACGACACGCTGGCGGCCACCGCCACCAGCGCGGCGGCGTGCACGATGACGCTGGCCTCGGGCGCGGGCTCCACGCCGGCCATCTGGTCCCTGGCGGTGCTGCTCTTCATCGGCATGGGCCGGGTGGGGCGGCGCGCGGACCGGCTGCTGGAGGGCTACTCGGCCCGGCTGGCGCGCGTGGCGCTCGCCTCCGCGGAGACCGGCAACCTCACGCGCGCCATGCGGCAGAACCTGTGGGGCATGTGGCCGCACTTCGTGGTGTACGGCGTGCTGACGTCGTTGTGCGCGCTCGCGGGCTTCTTCGTGGAGCCGGTGCTCCAGTCGCTGCCGTCCATGCTGGTGCGGGGGCTGGCGTGGGCCTGGCCGGCCATGGCGTCGGTGGCGGCGGCCATCGCGGCGCAGGGCAGCCACGCGAAGAAGGCGCCCCTCTACGCGGCCCTGGGCGCCGCGGCGGTGACGGTGGCCGTGGTGCTCTACGTGCTCCAGGGGCATGACGCGTGA
- a CDS encoding serine/threonine-protein kinase, which produces MPVPAPVEEVFFGKYRILQRLAAGGMAHIFLASIDGPDGFSKPCVIKRVLPEYANLEAFSRMFADEAKVAALLTHPNIVQVFDFGKIDGQYYLAMEWIQGQSLDRVLRHSWKSAFPLGQRVAVDVGIAVADALAYAHSKTLPDGTPLKLVHRDVTPGNVLVSRDGIVKLADFGIVKSAVNVERTSVGVVKGKYAYMSPEQITNRELDHRSDLFSLGIVLYEASTGKRLFKRETVEQTIVAATQVQVTRPSQVSPGFAPELERIILRLLEKEPDARYQSARELAMDLERFRASQNWTSGGRELAALVTSLFPADRPGNTGAALAAFSGASGSGMSSGHMSPLDDLPGVRPGPPVEERTSATVHSPPPGPLPVSEPPFPWPVVLTVGAAVCASALFWYFVA; this is translated from the coding sequence GTGCCAGTGCCGGCCCCCGTGGAAGAGGTCTTCTTCGGGAAGTACAGAATCCTCCAGCGGCTCGCCGCGGGGGGGATGGCGCACATCTTCCTGGCCTCCATCGACGGTCCGGACGGCTTCTCCAAGCCGTGTGTCATCAAGCGGGTGCTGCCGGAGTACGCCAATCTGGAGGCGTTCAGCCGGATGTTCGCGGACGAGGCGAAGGTGGCCGCGCTGCTGACGCATCCGAACATCGTCCAGGTCTTCGACTTCGGGAAGATTGATGGCCAGTACTACCTGGCCATGGAGTGGATCCAAGGTCAGTCGTTGGACCGGGTGCTGCGGCACTCGTGGAAGTCGGCCTTCCCCCTGGGGCAGCGGGTGGCGGTGGACGTGGGCATCGCGGTGGCGGACGCGCTGGCGTACGCGCACTCGAAGACGCTGCCGGACGGCACGCCGCTGAAGCTGGTGCACCGGGACGTGACGCCGGGCAACGTGCTCGTGTCGCGTGACGGCATCGTCAAGCTGGCGGACTTCGGCATCGTGAAGAGCGCGGTCAACGTGGAGCGCACCAGCGTGGGGGTGGTGAAGGGCAAGTACGCGTACATGTCCCCGGAGCAGATAACGAACCGGGAGCTGGACCACCGCTCGGATTTGTTCTCGCTGGGCATCGTCCTCTACGAGGCCTCCACCGGCAAACGCCTGTTCAAGCGCGAGACGGTGGAGCAGACCATCGTCGCCGCCACCCAGGTGCAGGTGACGCGTCCATCACAGGTGTCACCGGGTTTCGCGCCGGAGCTGGAGCGCATCATCCTGCGGCTGTTGGAGAAGGAGCCGGACGCGCGCTACCAGAGCGCTCGCGAGCTGGCGATGGACCTGGAGCGCTTCCGCGCGTCGCAGAACTGGACGTCGGGCGGGCGTGAGCTGGCGGCGCTGGTGACGTCGCTGTTCCCCGCGGACCGGCCCGGGAACACGGGCGCGGCGCTGGCCGCCTTCAGCGGGGCCTCCGGCAGCGGAATGTCCTCCGGCCACATGTCCCCCCTGGACGACTTGCCGGGCGTGCGTCCGGGACCTCCGGTGGAGGAGCGCACGTCGGCCACGGTGCACAGTCCGCCTCCCGGGCCTTTGCCCGTGAGCGAGCCGCCCTTTCCCTGGCCCGTCGTCTTGACTGTCGGCGCCGCCGTCTGTGCCAGTGCCCTGTTCTGGTACTTCGTCGCCTGA
- a CDS encoding protease, whose translation MKHGHAGRIALLTAAIAAAGCAARKEESAPPADGRPEETTAMAKKTLECSLSAPAQVKAGEPVEVLFKLTNTSAQPVYVLKWHTPLEGIRNDIFKVTLTGSAADQSYMGPMVKRGPPDASSYATLAPGASEERGVDVAQAYGIQTPGTYRIHFVGQLMDVTTDAAKVPALNGEFHDTAVDCPDIEVTVT comes from the coding sequence ATGAAGCACGGACACGCAGGTCGCATCGCGCTGCTGACCGCGGCCATCGCCGCGGCGGGCTGCGCGGCGCGCAAGGAAGAGTCAGCGCCGCCCGCGGATGGGCGGCCCGAGGAGACGACGGCCATGGCGAAGAAGACGCTGGAGTGCTCGCTGAGCGCGCCCGCCCAGGTGAAGGCGGGCGAGCCGGTGGAGGTGCTCTTCAAGCTCACCAACACCTCCGCGCAGCCGGTGTACGTGCTCAAGTGGCACACGCCGCTGGAGGGCATCCGCAACGACATCTTCAAGGTGACGCTCACCGGCTCCGCCGCGGACCAGTCCTACATGGGGCCCATGGTCAAGCGCGGGCCGCCGGACGCGTCCTCCTACGCCACGCTCGCCCCGGGCGCGTCAGAGGAGCGCGGCGTCGACGTGGCGCAGGCGTACGGAATCCAGACGCCGGGCACCTACCGCATCCACTTCGTGGGCCAGTTGATGGACGTCACCACGGACGCGGCGAAGGTGCCCGCCCTCAACGGCGAGTTCCACGACACCGCGGTGGACTGCCCCGACATCGAAGTGACGGTGACCTGA